CGCGGCGAGCCACCCGGCACCGCCCACTCCCACGCGCCCATCCCCGCGATCAGCGTCGCGATCACCACGAAGAAGATCGCCGTCGGCCACGTCCAGGCCATCCAGGAAAAGTCCATCACACCCTCCCCAGGGCGAAGCCCTTGGCGATGTAGTTGCGCACGAACCAGATCACGAGCGCGCCCGGGATGATCGTCAGCACGCCGGCGGCCGCCAGCACGCCCCAGTCGAGGCCGGAGGCCGAGACCGTGCGCGTCATGGTGGCGGCGATCGGCTTGGCATCGGTGGTCGTCAGCGTCCGCGCGATCAGCAGTTCGACCCAGGAGAACATGAAGCAGAAGAAGGCTGCGACACCGATGCCGCTCGCGATCAGCGGCGTGAAGATCTTTACGAAGAACGTCGGGAACGAATAGCCGTCGATGTAGGCGGTCTCGTCGATCTCCTTCGGCACGCCCGACATGAAGCCTTCCAGAATCCACACCGCCAGCGGCACGTTGAAGAGGCAGTGCGCGATGGCGACCGCGATGTGCGTGTCGATCAGGCCGAAGGCCGAGTAGAGCTGGAAGAACGGCAGGGCGAACACCGCCGGCGGCGCCATCCGGTTGGTCAGCAGCCAGAAGAACAGATGCTTGTCGCCGAGGAAGCGGTAGCGCGAGAAGGCGTAGGCCGCCGGCAGCGCCACGGCGATCGAGATCACCGTGTTCATCCCGACATACTGCAGCGAGTTGAGATAGCCGCCGTACCAGGACGGATCGGTGAAGATCACGATGTAGTTGCGCAGGGTCGGATTCGCCGGCCACAGCGCGAAGGTGCCGGTGATCTCCTGGTTCGTCTTGAAGCTCATGTTGACGAGCCAGTAGATCGGCAACATCAGGAAGACGATATAGGCGGTCGGGATCAGGAACGACAGCCGTGCGGCGCCGTCGGAGCGGGCGCGGCCGAGCGTGACGGCCCGGTCCCGACGGGGTGCGGCACTGGCGCGGGGCATGGTGGTGGCGTCTGTGGTCATGGCGTCACCGCTTCTCCTGGTCGGCCGTGGTCATCACCGTGTAGAAGACCCACGACATCAGCAGGATGATGAGGAAGTAGATGATCGACATCGCGGCGGCCGGGCCGAGGTCGAACTGGCCGATCGCGGTCTTGACGAGGTCGATCGACAGGAAGGTCGTCGAGTTGCCCGGGCCGCCGCCGGTGACGACGAAGGGCTCGGTGTAGATCATGAAGCTGTCCATGAACCGCAGCAGCACCGCGATGGTGAGGACGCGCTTCATCTTCGGCAGCTGGATGTAACGGAACACCGCCCAGCGCGAGGCACCGTCGATCTTGGCGGCCTGATAGTAGGCGTCCGGGATCGAGACGAGGCCGGCGTAGCACAGCAGCACCACGAGGCTGGTCCAGTGCCAGACGTCCATGACGATCACCGTCACCCAGGCGTCGACCGGATCCTTGACGTAGTTGTAGTCGACCCCGAGCGCCTCGAGCGT
This sequence is a window from Oharaeibacter diazotrophicus. Protein-coding genes within it:
- a CDS encoding DUF2160 family membrane protein → MDFSWMAWTWPTAIFFVVIATLIAGMGAWEWAVPGGSPR
- a CDS encoding carbohydrate ABC transporter permease; translated protein: LMTVVNYSVQDTFGNNEFFWAGTQWFEEVLASERFHQALMRNLIFSGLILAIEIPLGIVIALAMPKKGWGVPVCLVTMALPLLIPWNVVGTIWQVFGRVDIGLLGHTLEALGVDYNYVKDPVDAWVTVIVMDVWHWTSLVVLLCYAGLVSIPDAYYQAAKIDGASRWAVFRYIQLPKMKRVLTIAVLLRFMDSFMIYTEPFVVTGGGPGNSTTFLSIDLVKTAIGQFDLGPAAAMSIIYFLIILLMSWVFYTVMTTADQEKR
- a CDS encoding carbohydrate ABC transporter permease, producing MTTDATTMPRASAAPRRDRAVTLGRARSDGAARLSFLIPTAYIVFLMLPIYWLVNMSFKTNQEITGTFALWPANPTLRNYIVIFTDPSWYGGYLNSLQYVGMNTVISIAVALPAAYAFSRYRFLGDKHLFFWLLTNRMAPPAVFALPFFQLYSAFGLIDTHIAVAIAHCLFNVPLAVWILEGFMSGVPKEIDETAYIDGYSFPTFFVKIFTPLIASGIGVAAFFCFMFSWVELLIARTLTTTDAKPIAATMTRTVSASGLDWGVLAAAGVLTIIPGALVIWFVRNYIAKGFALGRV